The proteins below come from a single Zea mays cultivar B73 chromosome 8, Zm-B73-REFERENCE-NAM-5.0, whole genome shotgun sequence genomic window:
- the LOC103635485 gene encoding protein ROOT HAIR DEFECTIVE 3 homolog 1, whose translation MCQSDKHTCILDAIIKQANWDCSKMLEKFRRDIEDHALSIRESKLSEMTRHAKDKLRKALAEPVESLFDAADQTTWQSIRNIYKRETEAILPEFLNNLCQFEMEYAPAEEMVSKLKDYARSVVESKAKEESSKVSIHMKERFTTVFSHDKDSIPRVWTGKEDVRAIVKEARSAALKLLSVMAAIRWDDEPDRIESILTSTLLEGSVVSKIASAASADPLASTTWEEIPPKHTMITPYQCKSLWKQFKVETEFTITQAVSTQVCISYNIALISDISQHGAYSWFQ comes from the exons ATGTGTCAATCTGACAAGCACACTTGTATTCTAGATGCTATAATCAAGCAAGCGAACTGGGACTGCTCTAAAATGCTAGAGAAATTTCGGCGTGATATCGAAgatcatgcactttcaattcgtgAAAGCAAGCTATCCGAAATGACAAGACACGCTAAG GACAAACTAAGAAAAGCACTTGCTGAACCTGTGGAGTCTCTATTTGATGCTGCAGACCAAACAACCTGGCAATCAATAAGAAACATTTACAAACGTGAGACAGAGGCCATCCTACCAGAGTTTCTGAATAACCTTTGTCAGTTTGAAATGGAATATGCTCCAGCAGAAGAAATGGTATCCAAATTAAAGGATTATGCCCGAAGTGTTGTGGAAAGTAAAGCTAAAGAGGAATCTAGCAAAGTATCGATCCATATGAAGGAGAG GTTCACAACAGTGTTTAGCCATGACAAGGATTCAATTCCAAGGGTCTGGACAGGAAAGGAAGATGTTCGTGCAATAGTAAAGGAAGCTCGATCTGCG GCTCTCAAACTTCTGTCTGTAATGGCAGCCATTCGCTGGGATGACGAGCCAGATAGGATTGAAAGCATCCTCACTTCAACACTTCTAGAAGGCTCTGTTGTATCAAAGATTGCAAGTGCTGCTTCTGCTGATCCACTTGCTTCTACCACTTGGGAAGAG ATTCCTCCAAAGCATACAATGATTACCCCGTATCAGTGCAAGTCACTATGGAAACAATTTAAAGTAGAAACTGAGTTCACGATTACACAAGCAGTATCCACACAGGTGTGCATTTCATACAACATAGCTTTGATTTCTGATATCAGTCAGCATGGTGCTTATTCTTGGTTTCAATGA
- the LOC103635487 gene encoding serine/threonine-protein phosphatase PP1 isoform X1: MMMTRAPMGPMEGAAVDEVVRRLVEGGRGGRQVQLSEAEIRQLCVDGKRVLLSQPNLLRIHAPVKICGDIHGQFVDLLRLFDLGGYPPASTYVFLGDYVDRGKQSLETICLLLAYKIRYPEKIFLLRGNHEDAKINRVYGFYDECKRRFNVRLWKIFSDCFNCLPIAALIDDKILCMHGGLSPEWTSLDQIKDIERPAEIPDYGLLCDLLWSDPSPDGEGWGESDRGVSCTFGADKLVEFLEKNDLDLICRAHQVVEDGYEFFAQRRLVTIFSAPNYCGEFDNAGALLSIDESLMCSFQILKPTDMGPPHARKQIPNKVYDLKASKLIT, translated from the exons ATGATGATGACGCGGGCCCCGATGGGACCGATGGAGGGCGCGGCGGTGGACGAGGTGGTGCGCCGTCTCGTGGAGGGCGGCCGCGGCGGCCGCCAGGTGCAGCTGTCAGAGGCGGAGATCCGGCAGCTCTGCGTAGACGGAAAGCGGGTGCTCCTTTCCCAGCCCAACCTCCTCCGAATTCACGCCCCCGTCAAGATCTGCG GTGATATCCATGGCCAGTTTGTTGATCTTCTGAGGTTGTTCGATTTGGGTGGTTATCCTCCAGCTTCAACTTATGTATTCCTTGGAGACTATGTCGATAGAGGCAAACAGAGCTTGGAGACTATATGCCTGCTGCTGGCATACAAAATCAGGTATCCCGAAAAAATTTTCCTGTTGAGGGGGAACCATGAGGATGCGAAGATCAACAGAGTCTATGGTTTCTATGACGAATGTAAGAGGAGGTTCAATGTTCGGCTGTGGAAGATATTCTCAGATTGCTTCAACTGCCTGCCTATTGCAGCGCTCATTGATGACAAGATACTGTGCATGCATGGTGGTCTCTCACCAGAATGGACTAGTTTGGATCAGATAAAGGATATTGAGAGGCCTGCTGAGATTCCTGATTATGGTCTCTTGTGTGATCTGCTTTGGTCTGATCCTAGTCCTGATGGAGAAGGGTGGGGGGAGAGTGACAGAGGTGTTTCGTGTACGTTTGGTGCAGATAAGCTCGTAGAGTTTTTGGAGAAGAACGATCTCGACCTTATATGCCGAGCTCATCAG GTAGTTGAAGATGGTTATGAGTTTTTTGCACAACGAAGATTAGTGACAATCTTTTCAGCTCCAAATTACTGTGGAGAGTTCGATAACGCCGGTGCTCTGTTGAGCATAGATGAGAGCCTAATGTGTTCATTTCAGATTCTGAAGCCAACTGATATGGGTCCACCACATGCAAGAAAACAAATTCCAAATAAG GTGTATGATTTGAAGGCAAGCAAACTGATTACATGA
- the LOC103635487 gene encoding serine/threonine-protein phosphatase PP1 isoform X2, giving the protein MMMTRAPMGPMEGAAVDEVVRRLVEGGRGGRQVQLSEAEIRQLCVDGKRVLLSQPNLLRIHAPVKICGDIHGQFVDLLRLFDLGGYPPASTYVFLGDYVDRGKQSLETICLLLAYKIRYPEKIFLLRGNHEDAKINRVYGFYDECKRRFNVRLWKIFSDCFNCLPIAALIDDKILCMHGGLSPEWTSLDQIKDIERPAEIPDYGLLCDLLWSDPSPDGEGWGESDRGVSCTFGADKLVEFLEKNDLDLICRAHQVVEDGYEFFAQRRLVTIFSAPNYCGEFDNAGALLSIDESLMCSFQILKPTDMGPPHARKQIPNKPARG; this is encoded by the exons ATGATGATGACGCGGGCCCCGATGGGACCGATGGAGGGCGCGGCGGTGGACGAGGTGGTGCGCCGTCTCGTGGAGGGCGGCCGCGGCGGCCGCCAGGTGCAGCTGTCAGAGGCGGAGATCCGGCAGCTCTGCGTAGACGGAAAGCGGGTGCTCCTTTCCCAGCCCAACCTCCTCCGAATTCACGCCCCCGTCAAGATCTGCG GTGATATCCATGGCCAGTTTGTTGATCTTCTGAGGTTGTTCGATTTGGGTGGTTATCCTCCAGCTTCAACTTATGTATTCCTTGGAGACTATGTCGATAGAGGCAAACAGAGCTTGGAGACTATATGCCTGCTGCTGGCATACAAAATCAGGTATCCCGAAAAAATTTTCCTGTTGAGGGGGAACCATGAGGATGCGAAGATCAACAGAGTCTATGGTTTCTATGACGAATGTAAGAGGAGGTTCAATGTTCGGCTGTGGAAGATATTCTCAGATTGCTTCAACTGCCTGCCTATTGCAGCGCTCATTGATGACAAGATACTGTGCATGCATGGTGGTCTCTCACCAGAATGGACTAGTTTGGATCAGATAAAGGATATTGAGAGGCCTGCTGAGATTCCTGATTATGGTCTCTTGTGTGATCTGCTTTGGTCTGATCCTAGTCCTGATGGAGAAGGGTGGGGGGAGAGTGACAGAGGTGTTTCGTGTACGTTTGGTGCAGATAAGCTCGTAGAGTTTTTGGAGAAGAACGATCTCGACCTTATATGCCGAGCTCATCAG GTAGTTGAAGATGGTTATGAGTTTTTTGCACAACGAAGATTAGTGACAATCTTTTCAGCTCCAAATTACTGTGGAGAGTTCGATAACGCCGGTGCTCTGTTGAGCATAGATGAGAGCCTAATGTGTTCATTTCAGATTCTGAAGCCAACTGATATGGGTCCACCACATGCAAGAAAACAAATTCCAAATAAG CCAGCAAGAGGGTGA